The Henckelia pumila isolate YLH828 chromosome 2, ASM3356847v2, whole genome shotgun sequence genome includes a window with the following:
- the LOC140877904 gene encoding uncharacterized mitochondrial protein AtMg00860-like: MGQEALSFMDGYSGYNQIPMAPEYEELTAFRTSNGIYCYKVMPFGLKNAGRNNHLEDLRRIFERLRKNQLKKNTLKCAFGVTSGKFLGFIVRHRGIEIEQAKIDAILKMSRPRNIQELKSLQGNLAYIRRFISNLAGRCQPFSRLMKKRVSFKWDESCKNAFESIKAYLMKPPVLAAPMPGRPLTLYITTQELYVGDLLAQDIDNGKETAPHWEPCP; the protein is encoded by the exons ATGGGTCAAGAAGCATTGTCTTTCATGGATGGATATTCTGGATATAATCAAATTCCCATGGCGCCAGAATATGAAGAGTTAACTGCATTTCGCACCTCAAATGGTATATATTGCTACaaagtgatgccatttggattaaaGAATGCTGGT AGAAATAATCATTTGGAAGATTTAAGAAGAATTTTTGAGCGCCTGAGAAAGAATCAGCTCAAGAAGAACACTTTGAAATGCGCATTCGGTGTCACATCAGGAAAATTTCTTGGATTTATTGTCCGACATCGAGGGATCGAAATCGAGCAAGCCAAAATTGATGCAATTTTAAAAATGTCTAGACCTCGAAATATTCAAGAGCTGAAAAGTTTGCAAGGAAACTTGGCATATATCAGGAGATTTATTTCAAATCTGGCTGGGCGTTGTCAACCATTTAGCCGCCTCATGAAAAAAAGAGTTTCATTTAAGTGGGATGAATCTTGCAAGAATGCTTTTGAAAGCATTAAGGCTTATTTGATGAAGCCTCCCGTGTTGGCCGCCCCGATGCCTGGACGCCCATTAACCCTCTATATCACTACTCAAGAGCTTTATGTTGGAGATTTATTAGCTCAAGATATTGATAATGGGAAGGAAACTGCACCACATTGGGAGCCTTGTCCTTAA